A region of Macaca thibetana thibetana isolate TM-01 chromosome 20, ASM2454274v1, whole genome shotgun sequence DNA encodes the following proteins:
- the CLEC3A gene encoding C-type lectin domain family 3 member A produces the protein MRRKNKGPPYAVASRGIQTFRHCFRGAGNVAQQACPRAMAKNGLVICILVITLLLDQTTSLTSRLKVRKHSKRRVKDRNGDLKTQIEKLWTEVNALKEIQALQTVCLRGTKVHKKCYLASEGLKHFHDANEDCISKGGILVIPRNSDEINALRDYGKRSLPGVNDFWLGINDMVTEGKFVDVNGVAISFLNWDSAQPNGGKQENCVLFSQSAQGKWSDEVCRSSKRYICEFTIP, from the exons ATGAGGCGCAAGAACAAGGGGCCACCTTATGCTGTGGCCAGCAGAGGCATTCAAACATTTCGTCA CTGCTTTAGGGGCGCTGGCAACGTGGCTCAGCAGGCTTGCCCCAGAGCCATGGCAAAGAATGGACTTGTAATTTGCATCCTGGTGATCACCTTACTCCTGGACCAGACCACCAGCCTTACGTCCAGATTAAAAGTCAGGAAGCACAGCAAACGCCGCGTGAAAG ACAGGAATGGAGATCTGAAGACTCAAATTGAAAAGCTCTGGACAGAAGTCAATGCCTTGAAGGAAATCCAAGCCCTGCAGACAG TCTGTCTCCGAGGCACTAAAGTTCACAAGAAATGCTACCTTGCTTCAGAAGGTTTGAAGCATTTCCACGACGCCAATGAAGACTGCATTTCCAAAGGAGGAATCCTGGTTATCCCCAGGAACTCCGACGAAATCAACGCCCTCCGAGACTATGGTAAAAGGAGCCTGCCGGGTGTCAATGACTTTTGGCTGGGCATCAATGACATGGTGACGGAAGGCAAGTTTGTTGACGTCAATGGAGTCGCTATCTCCTTCCTCAACTGGGACAGTGCACAGCCTAACGGTGGCAAGCAGGAAAACTGTGTACTGTTCTCTCAATCAGCTCAGGGCAAGTGGAGTGATGAGGTCTGTCGCAGCAGCAAGAGGTACATATGCGAGTTTACCATCCCTTAA